A single window of Vigna unguiculata cultivar IT97K-499-35 chromosome 1, ASM411807v1, whole genome shotgun sequence DNA harbors:
- the LOC114194075 gene encoding two-component response regulator ORR26 isoform X2 yields the protein MDNGCFSSPRRDFPAGLRVLVVDDDPTWLKILEKMLKKCNYEVTTCCLARHALNLLRERKDGYDIVISDVNMPDMDGFKLLEHVGLEMDLPVIMMSVDGETSRVMKGVQHGACDYLLKPIRMKELRNIWQHVFRKRIHEAKEFESFESFESMMRNGSELSDEGNLFAVEDVTSTKKRKDADNKHDDKECMDPSSTKKARVVWSVDLHQKFVKAVNQIGFDKVGPKKILDLMNVPWLTRENVASHLQKYRLYLIRIQKENDRRSSSSGMKHSDFPSKDLGSFGFQNPVNKQQNDVSTDSYNYSDGSLQLPTVENKSHEGDKGSVSQFTIAKKGRPLTGNVSDSNMRESSRVGLNQTFAQSEGNHAVFDCSMPTQYSWTEVPPMQLKEEHKSLVHLKDSFNQMPLHGNAVDTFPIQPGSLVMNAQSLEPISTTNSGLKTHGYNNLSCISDLEIYQRNLLLGGEAASAPLDEDLHFQWLQGECYNMNFGLQNIGMPEYYDPGLIPEAPIHLYDSGDYSVIDQGLFIA from the exons ATGGATAATGGGTGTTTCTCTTCCCCTCGACGTGATTTCCCTGCTGGTCTGCGAGTTCTTGTTGTGGATGATGATCCTACGTGGCTCAAGATCCTTGAGAAGATGCTCAAGAAGTGCAATTATGAAG TGACTACATGCTGTTTAGCAAGGCATGCTCTAAACTTGCTTCGTGAAAGGAAGGATGGATATGATATAGTGATCAGCGATGTAAACATGCCTGACATGGATGGTTTTAAACTTCTTGAGCATGTTGGGCTTGAGATGGATCTTCCTGTGATTA TGATGTCTGTGGATGGGGAAACAAGCAGGGTCATGAAAGGTGTTCAACATGGAGCATGTGATTATCTCCTTAAGCCTATAAGGATGAAAGAACTGCGAAATATATGGCAGCATGTCTTTAGAAAAAGGATACACGAGGCAAAAGAGTTTGAAAGCTTTGAGAGTTTTGAGAGCATGATGAGAAATGGATCAGAGCTATCAGATGAGGGGAACTTGTTTGCTGTAGAAGATGTGACctcaacaaagaaaagaaaagatgcaGATAACAAACACGATGACAAAGAATGTATGGATCCATCATCTACCAAGAAAGCTAGAGTAGTATGGTCTGTAGATCTTCATCAGAAGTTTGTTAAAGCTGTGAATCAGATTGGATTTGATA AAGTTGGGCCGAAGAAAATACTGGATCTGATGAATGTTCCATGGCTGACTAGAGAGAATGTTGCCAGCCATTTGCAG AAATACCGGCTTTATTTGATTAGGATTCAGAAAGAAAACGATCGAAGATCTTCCTCGAGTGGTATGAAGCATTCAGATTTTCCTTCAAAAGATCTGGGAAGTTTTGGATTTCAAAACCCAGTAAACAAGCAACAGAATGATGTTTCAACTGACAGCTACAATTATTCGGATGGATCATTACAGCTTCCGACCgtggaaaataaaagtcatgaagGTGATAAGGGATCTGTTTCACAGTTCACCATAGCAAAAAAAGGAAGGCCTTTGACTGGTAACGTTTCCGATTCAAATATGAGAGAGAGTTCAAGAGTTGGCCTCAATCAAACTTTTGCCCAGTCAGAAGGAAACCATGCAGTGTTTGATTGCTCCATGCCAACACAGTACTCTTGGACTGAAGTTCCACCCATGCAACTCAAAGAAGAACACAAGTCACTTGTTCATTTGAAAGATAGCTTCAATCAGATGCCATTACACG GGAATGCAGTTGACACCTTTCCAATTCAACCAGGAAGTCTTGTTATGAATGCTCAATCTTTAGAACCCATTTCAACTACAAATTCAGGATTGAAAACACATGGATATAATAACCTCAGTTGCATTTCTGATCTGGAAATTTACCAAAGAAACCTTCTTTTGGGAGGCGAGGCAGCTTCTGCACCTTTGGATGAGGACTTGCATTTCCAGTGGCTACAAGGTGAATGTTATAATATGAACTTTGGTCTGCAGAATATAGGAATGCCAGAATATTATGATCCAGGACTTATACCAGAAGCTCCAATTCACTTATATGATTCAGGCGATTACTCGGTTATAGATCAAGGTCTGTTCATAGCATGA
- the LOC114194075 gene encoding two-component response regulator ARR11 isoform X1: MDNGCFSSPRRDFPAGLRVLVVDDDPTWLKILEKMLKKCNYEVTTCCLARHALNLLRERKDGYDIVISDVNMPDMDGFKLLEHVGLEMDLPVIMMSVDGETSRVMKGVQHGACDYLLKPIRMKELRNIWQHVFRKRIHEAKEFESFESFESMMRNGSELSDEGNLFAVEDVTSTKKRKDADNKHDDKECMDPSSTKKARVVWSVDLHQKFVKAVNQIGFDKVGPKKILDLMNVPWLTRENVASHLQKYRLYLIRIQKENDRRSSSSGMKHSDFPSKDLGSFGFQNPVNKQQNDVSTDSYNYSDGSLQLPTVENKSHEGDKGSVSQFTIAKKGRPLTGNVSDSNMRESSRVGLNQTFAQSEGNHAVFDCSMPTQYSWTEVPPMQLKEEHKSLVHLKDSFNQMPLHGKQHHIQVDQSQSVASISSAPSITEEEVPACIEAKPLFSDFKNDQSSSVNSIGNAVDTFPIQPGSLVMNAQSLEPISTTNSGLKTHGYNNLSCISDLEIYQRNLLLGGEAASAPLDEDLHFQWLQGECYNMNFGLQNIGMPEYYDPGLIPEAPIHLYDSGDYSVIDQGLFIA; encoded by the exons ATGGATAATGGGTGTTTCTCTTCCCCTCGACGTGATTTCCCTGCTGGTCTGCGAGTTCTTGTTGTGGATGATGATCCTACGTGGCTCAAGATCCTTGAGAAGATGCTCAAGAAGTGCAATTATGAAG TGACTACATGCTGTTTAGCAAGGCATGCTCTAAACTTGCTTCGTGAAAGGAAGGATGGATATGATATAGTGATCAGCGATGTAAACATGCCTGACATGGATGGTTTTAAACTTCTTGAGCATGTTGGGCTTGAGATGGATCTTCCTGTGATTA TGATGTCTGTGGATGGGGAAACAAGCAGGGTCATGAAAGGTGTTCAACATGGAGCATGTGATTATCTCCTTAAGCCTATAAGGATGAAAGAACTGCGAAATATATGGCAGCATGTCTTTAGAAAAAGGATACACGAGGCAAAAGAGTTTGAAAGCTTTGAGAGTTTTGAGAGCATGATGAGAAATGGATCAGAGCTATCAGATGAGGGGAACTTGTTTGCTGTAGAAGATGTGACctcaacaaagaaaagaaaagatgcaGATAACAAACACGATGACAAAGAATGTATGGATCCATCATCTACCAAGAAAGCTAGAGTAGTATGGTCTGTAGATCTTCATCAGAAGTTTGTTAAAGCTGTGAATCAGATTGGATTTGATA AAGTTGGGCCGAAGAAAATACTGGATCTGATGAATGTTCCATGGCTGACTAGAGAGAATGTTGCCAGCCATTTGCAG AAATACCGGCTTTATTTGATTAGGATTCAGAAAGAAAACGATCGAAGATCTTCCTCGAGTGGTATGAAGCATTCAGATTTTCCTTCAAAAGATCTGGGAAGTTTTGGATTTCAAAACCCAGTAAACAAGCAACAGAATGATGTTTCAACTGACAGCTACAATTATTCGGATGGATCATTACAGCTTCCGACCgtggaaaataaaagtcatgaagGTGATAAGGGATCTGTTTCACAGTTCACCATAGCAAAAAAAGGAAGGCCTTTGACTGGTAACGTTTCCGATTCAAATATGAGAGAGAGTTCAAGAGTTGGCCTCAATCAAACTTTTGCCCAGTCAGAAGGAAACCATGCAGTGTTTGATTGCTCCATGCCAACACAGTACTCTTGGACTGAAGTTCCACCCATGCAACTCAAAGAAGAACACAAGTCACTTGTTCATTTGAAAGATAGCTTCAATCAGATGCCATTACACGGTAAGCAGCATCACATCCAAGTTGATCAATCACAGTCAGTTGCTTCAATTAGTTCAGCTCCCTCTATAACGGAGGAAGAGGTTCCTGCTTGTATAGAAGCAAAACCTTTGTTTTCAGATTTCAAGAATGATCAATCCAGTTCTGTGAATTCAATAGGGAATGCAGTTGACACCTTTCCAATTCAACCAGGAAGTCTTGTTATGAATGCTCAATCTTTAGAACCCATTTCAACTACAAATTCAGGATTGAAAACACATGGATATAATAACCTCAGTTGCATTTCTGATCTGGAAATTTACCAAAGAAACCTTCTTTTGGGAGGCGAGGCAGCTTCTGCACCTTTGGATGAGGACTTGCATTTCCAGTGGCTACAAGGTGAATGTTATAATATGAACTTTGGTCTGCAGAATATAGGAATGCCAGAATATTATGATCCAGGACTTATACCAGAAGCTCCAATTCACTTATATGATTCAGGCGATTACTCGGTTATAGATCAAGGTCTGTTCATAGCATGA